One segment of Leptospiraceae bacterium DNA contains the following:
- a CDS encoding prolipoprotein diacylglyceryl transferase, with the protein MIDRIPIPFLEGIWGGPSTFSILMLIAFLTGSKLLPAEYKRKGLVPEAADTIVFLGVLGTLVGAKIFYIFEIWDQIFVVPGMFSFPWTHWNGFQELNDPACQVCRNSMGLWSSLFNGGGLVFYGGFLFGTLFIYIYLKMNEYDLGKYFDGMASTMAIGYAIGRLGCFVSGDGCYGFHTDTNIPLLVFNFKGAHPSGVPVWNTPVIESAISFVYFFYFQFYARFQNFKKWSIFFQYIALHGFARLCIEFLRVNKAVIPFVDPPQLVNIPDASGNPTFLTGYYWHGFSQSQYISIAFILVSVVFFIKMKLWEKEPAI; encoded by the coding sequence ATGATAGATAGAATACCAATTCCTTTTCTAGAAGGCATCTGGGGTGGTCCTTCCACCTTTTCCATTTTAATGCTAATTGCATTTTTAACTGGCTCAAAATTACTTCCAGCTGAATACAAACGTAAGGGTTTAGTGCCCGAAGCGGCCGATACAATCGTATTTCTCGGAGTTCTTGGAACTCTCGTTGGAGCAAAGATTTTTTATATTTTCGAAATCTGGGACCAAATCTTCGTAGTACCGGGAATGTTTTCTTTTCCGTGGACACATTGGAACGGATTCCAAGAATTAAATGATCCAGCTTGTCAAGTTTGTAGAAACAGTATGGGACTTTGGAGCTCGCTATTCAACGGTGGAGGTCTCGTTTTCTATGGCGGTTTCTTATTTGGAACACTTTTCATTTACATTTATTTAAAAATGAATGAATACGATTTAGGAAAATACTTCGATGGTATGGCTTCCACTATGGCAATAGGTTATGCAATTGGTCGGTTAGGATGTTTTGTTTCGGGAGATGGTTGTTATGGATTTCATACTGATACAAATATTCCACTTCTTGTATTTAATTTTAAAGGAGCACATCCTTCAGGAGTTCCCGTTTGGAATACACCTGTGATTGAATCGGCAATTTCTTTCGTTTACTTTTTTTATTTTCAATTCTACGCTAGATTTCAAAACTTCAAAAAGTGGAGTATCTTTTTTCAATACATCGCATTACACGGATTTGCCCGTCTTTGTATAGAATTTTTGCGAGTAAATAAAGCTGTAATTCCATTTGTAGATCCACCCCAATTGGTAAATATTCCAGATGCAAGTGGTAATCCGACTTTCCTAACCGGATACTACTGGCATGGTTTTTCTCAATCCCAATACATTTCTATTGCATTCATTTTGGTATCTGTTGTATTTTTTATTAAAATGAAATTATGGGAAAAAGAACCAGCCATTTAG
- a CDS encoding AAA family ATPase, which yields MFLSRPRRFGKSLYLDTVYKIKNSSNGCI from the coding sequence TTGTTCCTCTCTCGCCCGCGTCGGTTTGGAAAAAGTCTTTACTTGGATACAGTTTACAAAATCAAAAATTCTTCAAATGGATGTATTTAG
- a CDS encoding thiolase domain-containing protein (Catalyzes the synthesis of acetoacetyl coenzyme A from two molecules of acetyl coenzyme A. It can also act as a thiolase, catalyzing the reverse reaction and generating two-carbon units from the four-carbon product of fatty acid oxidation) has translation MRNNAFILGGTQTDFASDYTSQNKSITDLFKEITNLGLTSIGIDFSEIERLRDENRAEIFIGNFAGELFLKQGHLGPFLTEVNETFIGIPAGRYEAACASSSLATSVANSRIKAGEIDLAIVIGAEIMRNVSPLVANEYLATCSDYNSEGKDVRFFYPRMFGYLTDEAIKRYPEAKEDRLKSAFMEISLKNRNNAKKNPNAQTRTENYDKLMLETLNRKYKNSFGGQTRFSDCSQISDGASILFLASENYARKYLSKTGKQLKDIAQISGTGFRVAELKFADKIKKSANDKYVLPWARQTIVDAFSQAKVTIEDIHVIELHDCFSINEYLSLGNFGITEPGKEYIAIEEGATQLGGKIPINPSGGLIGAGHPVGASGARMILDIFKQVTNQAGNYQVDGAKRGATFNVGGSCTTTMSFVLSNADINN, from the coding sequence ATGCGAAATAATGCATTCATACTAGGTGGAACGCAAACTGACTTTGCTTCTGATTATACAAGCCAGAATAAATCCATCACTGATCTTTTTAAAGAAATTACAAATTTAGGCCTAACTTCTATTGGCATTGATTTTTCGGAAATAGAAAGATTGCGTGATGAAAATAGAGCAGAAATTTTTATAGGTAATTTTGCCGGAGAACTTTTTTTAAAACAAGGACACTTAGGTCCTTTTTTAACAGAAGTAAATGAAACATTCATCGGAATTCCAGCGGGACGTTATGAGGCAGCTTGCGCATCTTCCAGTTTAGCTACTAGTGTTGCCAACAGCCGTATCAAAGCGGGCGAAATTGACCTTGCTATAGTCATAGGAGCAGAGATCATGCGAAACGTTTCTCCGCTTGTAGCAAATGAGTATTTGGCGACATGCTCTGATTATAATTCAGAAGGTAAGGATGTTCGTTTCTTTTATCCTAGAATGTTTGGATATTTAACAGATGAGGCTATTAAACGTTATCCTGAGGCAAAGGAAGATAGACTAAAATCTGCATTTATGGAAATTAGCTTAAAGAATCGAAATAACGCAAAAAAAAATCCAAATGCACAGACACGAACCGAAAACTATGATAAACTAATGCTTGAAACCTTAAACCGAAAATATAAAAATTCATTCGGTGGGCAAACTAGATTTTCCGATTGTTCTCAGATAAGCGATGGTGCCAGTATACTATTTTTAGCGAGCGAAAATTACGCGCGTAAATATTTATCCAAAACAGGGAAACAATTGAAGGATATAGCACAAATCTCAGGAACAGGATTTAGAGTTGCTGAATTAAAATTTGCAGACAAAATCAAAAAGTCAGCTAACGACAAATACGTATTACCCTGGGCAAGGCAAACTATTGTAGATGCATTTTCGCAAGCAAAAGTTACTATAGAAGATATTCATGTTATCGAACTTCATGATTGTTTTAGCATCAATGAATACTTAAGTCTGGGAAACTTCGGAATTACTGAACCGGGGAAAGAATACATTGCCATTGAAGAAGGAGCTACTCAATTGGGCGGGAAAATTCCAATTAACCCGTCAGGCGGACTTATTGGTGCCGGTCATCCTGTAGGTGCTTCTGGAGCTCGTATGATTCTAGACATTTTTAAGCAAGTTACAAACCAAGCTGGAAACTACCAAGTAGATGGAGCCAAAAGAGGAGCTACATTTAACGTTGGCGGAAGTTGTACTACTACCATGAGTTTTGTTTTATCAAATGCGGATATAAATAATTGA
- a CDS encoding carotenoid oxygenase family protein, with translation MSQESIAKKLIQSPYLEGIFTPLKEEKEEYNLKTEGEIPSDLNGKLVFNASNPQFKPKNFYSWFDGDGMIHSTSIQNGKVSYKNKYVRTNGFIEEQKKGKPIWDGIIGKIDETKEHGNMKDSSNTSIVWFNNILLSLWYLSGRPYQIDPETMETKGIYNFYGKFENYMAAHTKLDPRTGELVFFNYNLYKPPFMNYGVISKNNKVHYTPIHIPESSYCHDIAITKNYSILIDLPLAWKMEPGKKQRRFLEFNLNRPSRFGVIPRLGTDSDIRWFTANPCYMFHVVNSYEENNKIILYGCRIDNPMPEKANLLAPNEGTLSFAPVFHKWEFDLITGTTKEEQLDEVYAEFPRINEDFAGEKYRYSYHGRFTSGEILQDAFIKYDRETISNKLYEMPKGLYCNEPVYVKSIKSEAEDGGYLLSYISSEHTKGEVWIFSASEIEKGPIGKIFLPERLPPVFHGTWVNNF, from the coding sequence ATGAGCCAAGAATCCATTGCTAAAAAATTAATTCAAAGTCCATACTTAGAAGGAATTTTTACTCCTCTAAAAGAAGAAAAGGAAGAATATAATTTAAAAACGGAAGGAGAAATTCCATCAGATTTAAATGGGAAGTTGGTGTTTAATGCATCTAATCCGCAATTTAAACCGAAAAATTTTTATAGTTGGTTTGATGGAGATGGAATGATTCACTCTACTTCAATTCAAAATGGAAAAGTCTCCTATAAAAATAAATACGTTAGGACAAATGGATTTATAGAAGAACAAAAAAAAGGCAAACCAATTTGGGATGGGATTATCGGTAAAATTGACGAAACCAAAGAACATGGAAACATGAAAGATTCTTCCAACACTTCAATTGTGTGGTTTAATAATATTTTGCTCTCTCTTTGGTATCTAAGTGGACGTCCATACCAAATAGATCCAGAGACAATGGAAACTAAGGGAATATATAATTTTTACGGAAAATTTGAAAATTATATGGCTGCACATACAAAACTAGATCCAAGAACTGGTGAACTTGTATTTTTTAATTATAATTTATATAAACCGCCATTTATGAATTACGGAGTAATTTCAAAAAATAATAAAGTACATTACACTCCGATTCATATTCCAGAATCAAGTTATTGCCATGATATTGCGATTACAAAAAATTACTCTATCTTAATTGATTTGCCATTAGCGTGGAAAATGGAGCCTGGAAAAAAACAAAGACGGTTTTTAGAATTCAACCTAAACCGCCCTTCTCGTTTCGGAGTGATTCCACGACTGGGAACAGATTCCGACATTCGATGGTTTACGGCTAATCCTTGTTATATGTTTCATGTTGTAAATTCGTATGAAGAGAATAATAAAATTATCCTCTACGGTTGCCGTATAGACAATCCAATGCCAGAAAAAGCAAACTTACTTGCTCCTAACGAAGGAACTCTCTCGTTTGCTCCTGTATTTCATAAATGGGAATTTGACCTTATTACTGGTACAACTAAGGAAGAACAACTCGATGAAGTTTACGCCGAGTTTCCGCGAATCAATGAGGATTTTGCAGGTGAAAAATACCGTTATAGTTATCATGGTAGATTTACTTCTGGTGAAATTTTACAAGACGCATTTATAAAATATGACAGAGAAACTATTTCAAATAAACTATATGAAATGCCAAAAGGTCTGTATTGCAACGAACCAGTATACGTTAAATCAATAAAATCCGAAGCAGAAGATGGAGGATACTTATTATCTTATATAAGTTCTGAACATACAAAAGGAGAAGTCTGGATATTTAGTGCAAGTGAAATCGAAAAAGGTCCAATTGGTAAAATATTTTTACCAGAGCGGTTACCTCCCGTATTCCACGGAACTTGGGTCAATAATTTTTAA